The Dehalobacter sp. genome includes a window with the following:
- a CDS encoding DUF190 domain-containing protein — protein sequence MAKITGQARRIRIYIGEASKYKGTLLYHAIVLKAKELGLAGITVLRGIEGFGANSRIKTAKILELSHDLPVVIDIVDSVEYIEKIMPFLDEAVNEGLITIEDLEIIKYSPKK from the coding sequence ATGGCTAAAATTACGGGTCAAGCACGAAGAATCCGCATTTATATTGGTGAAGCCAGCAAATATAAAGGCACATTGTTGTACCACGCAATTGTATTGAAAGCCAAAGAACTTGGTCTTGCAGGGATTACCGTATTAAGAGGCATAGAAGGTTTTGGCGCAAATTCCAGAATTAAAACAGCGAAGATACTGGAACTTTCACACGATCTTCCTGTGGTGATCGATATTGTAGACAGCGTTGAGTACATCGAAAAGATTATGCCATTCTTGGATGAAGCTGTGAATGAAGGACTTATTACAATTGAAGACCTAGAAATTATTAAATACTCTCCCAAGAAATGA
- a CDS encoding universal stress protein → MEMNKILVGFDGSPSSKKALDYAKYLSSKLNSSITVLTVIRLPDFSSSRDEVDEEIIEAGKRIFPMHREIVELGKKENITINTVIIHGHPVEKIIDYAQENEFDLIIIGTRGLGGFKKLVIGSVAQKVVSYSKVPVMVVKE, encoded by the coding sequence ATGGAAATGAATAAGATTCTAGTGGGTTTTGACGGCTCACCAAGCAGTAAAAAAGCGTTAGACTATGCAAAATATTTAAGTAGTAAACTAAATTCTTCAATTACCGTTCTAACTGTTATCCGCTTGCCGGATTTTAGTTCAAGCAGGGATGAAGTCGATGAAGAGATTATTGAAGCAGGAAAACGTATTTTTCCTATGCACAGAGAGATTGTGGAATTAGGAAAAAAAGAAAACATTACAATCAATACTGTTATTATTCACGGACACCCGGTGGAAAAAATTATCGATTATGCACAAGAAAATGAATTTGATCTAATAATCATTGGGACCAGGGGGTTGGGCGGCTTCAAAAAGCTTGTCATCGGAAGTGTCGCTCAAAAAGTTGTAAGCTATTCCAAAGTACCGGTTATGGTTGTAAAAGAATAA